The following are encoded together in the Primulina tabacum isolate GXHZ01 chromosome 18, ASM2559414v2, whole genome shotgun sequence genome:
- the LOC142532455 gene encoding VAN3-binding protein-like encodes MGSAQIKRNVSEWLQYVDHEDDEVKGNSSLPVITKPETPSEPMEFLSRSWSLSANEIYKALEKKQMPFVFDCSLGAIPETAKQFHKESSNSGNMVKKDKARMENAHMHSVVSVAGLAAALAAAAATENSKGSSSKMSKALASATQLLASYCIELAEISGVDHQRVASIVKSSVGTCTASDLLTFTAAAATALRGEAALKARLPQEAKKSATISPYDKGMVDAPRKIQEEYIPCEGDLLQDTQQGGLRWKHVSVFINKKRQVTIRMKSKHVGGAFSKKKESILYEVVDESNGWPFKKERDNVAVYFGVKTSQGLMEFKCKNKTHRKKWVDGIRSIIHRSSAQEADNYSRMWMIDDNI; translated from the exons ATGGGTAGCGCTCAAATTAAAAGGAATGTTTCGGAATGGCTTCAATATGTAGATCATGAGGATGATGAAGTCAAAGGAAATTCCAGTTTACCTGTGATAACTAAGCCAGAAACTCCCAGTGAGCCAATGGAGTTCTTGTCCAGGTCCTGGAGTCTTTCTGCAAATGAAATATACAAGGCGCTTGAGAAAAAGCAGATGCCGTTTGTGTTTGACTGCAGTTTAGGTGCAATTCCGGAGACAGCGAAACAATTT CACAAGGAGTCAAGTAATAGTGGTAACATGGTGAAGAAGGACAAGGCACGCATGGAAAATGCTCACATGCATTCTGTTGTCTCTGTTGCTGGACTAGCAGCAGCAttggctgctgctgctgcaactGAGAATTCCAAAGGTTCGAGTTCGAAAATGAGCAAGGCATTGGCCTCGGCCACACAGCTCTTGGCCTCATACTGCATCGAGTTGGCTGAAATATCGGGAGTAGATCACCAGCGTGTGGCATCCATAGTCAAATCATCAGTAGGCACCTGCACTGCAAGTGACCTGCTCACTTTCACAGCCGCCGCAGCGACCG CTTTGCGTGGAGAAGCAGCTTTGAAAGCAAGATTGCCCCAGGAAGCAAAGAAGAGTGCAACTATAAGCCCATATGACAAGGGAATGGTAGATGCTCCCAGAAAAATCCAGGAAGAGTATATTCCTTGTGAAGGTGACTTACTACAAGACACCCAACAAG GTGGGCTAAGATGGAAACATGTCTCTGTATTCATCAACAAGAAACGCCAG GTAACAATAAGAATGAAGAGTAAACATGTTGGTGGAGCCTTCTCCAAAAAGAAAGAAA GTATATTATACGAAGTGGTGGATGAGAGTAATGGATGGCCATTCAAGAAAGAAAGGGACAACGTGGCAGTGTACTTTGGGGTTAAAACCTCCCAGGGTCTCATGGAGTTCAAATGCAAGAATAAGACACACAGAAAGAAGTGGGTGGACGGGATTCGGAGCATTATCCACCGAAGTAGTGCACAAGAAGCCGACAACTACTCGAGAATGTGGATGATCGATGATAACATTTGA
- the LOC142532747 gene encoding uncharacterized protein LOC142532747 yields the protein MTSREDVDVDDDFSEIYRAYTGPLGSNANNAPENTTTNKRSRVGSDEEEGARDPNAVPTDFTSREAKVWEAKSKATEKNWKKRKEEEMICKICGESGHFTQGCPSTLGAHRKSQDFFERVPARDPHVKALFSEKTVNKIEKDIGCKIKIEEKFIIVSGKDRLILKKGVDAVHKIKEEGKSKGIHKFPEEAEHKVSSSSPISWSRLPERRSPATSRLGRTDSQKSHHSPHNSAHNPNKYGRPEKFVEDRVREDLLKLSSGSPQASGNDGGRGRASRSKSPARPSFIGNTYKSFDGHNQNRGGYKTDGWNLDKGEANLQLSHKVDHSSFPRTLEELESEYRREAMDLARLRDKEEDEENYRHREAVREIRESYIKNVAVLKDTHAKLWEEFIQLEGQRRQQQAHHRVPVSGFGGYPSFQDFDNSTGNLHHAGPNVPVDSRGRYQSAVESYPSSRPPDTYVEVQRHRRDDFGKAYNRY from the exons ATGACCAGTAGAGAAGATGTAGATGTGGACGACGACTTTAGTGAAATATACAGAGCATATACTGGTCCTCTGGGATCTAATGCAAACAATGCACCAGAAaatacaacaacaaacaaacgaTCTCGTGTGGGTTCGGATGAAGAAGAGGGAGCCCGTGACCCAAATGCCGTCCCAACAGATTTTACTAGCCGAGAAGCAAAGGTTTGGGAGGCTAAATCTAAAGCTACTGAAAAGAACTGGAAGAAAAGGAAAGAGGAAGAAATGATCTGTAAAATATGTGGTGAATCAGGCCACTTCACGCAG GGCTGCCCATCTACGCTTGGAGCTCATCGCAAGTCTCAAGATTTCTTTGAAAGGGTTCCTGCAAGAGATCCTCATGTCAAAGCATTATTCTCTGAAAAGACGGTGAATAAAATTGAGAAGGATATTGGTTGTAAAAtcaaaatagaagaaaaatttatcaTTGTTAGCGGCAAGGATAGGCTAATCTTGAAAAAAGGTGTCGACGCAGTTCATAAAATTAAAGAAGAGGGAAAATCTAAGGGTATTCATAAATTCCCAGAGGAGGCTGAGCACAAAGTTTCTTCTAGTTCCCCTATTTCCTGGTCCAGGTTACCTGAACGTAGAAGTCCTGCTACGTCTCGATTAGGAAGAACTGATTCCCAAAAGTCTCATCACAGCCCTCATAATTCAGCACATAACCCAAACAAGTATGGAAGACCGGAAAAATTTGTGGAAGACCGTGTTCGTGAAGATTTGCTGAAATTGTCGAGTGGCTCTCCCCAAG CTTCTGGTAATGATGGAGGTAGAGGTCGAGCTAGCCGTTCAAAGTCTCCTGCACGCCCTTCTTTCATTGGAAACACCTATAAGTCATTTGATGGTCATAATCAAAACAGAGGTGGCTACAAGACCGATGGATGGAATCTAGACAAAGGTGAAGCTAACTTACAATTGAGTCATAAAGTTGACCACTCTTCTTTTCCTCGAACATTGGAAGAATTAGAATCAGAATACAGAAGGGAGGCAATGGATCTCGCCAGACTCCGCGACAAAGAAGAAGATGAGGAAAATTACAGGCATCGTGAG GCTGTTAGGGAAATCAGGGAGAGTTACATAAAAAATGTGGCTGTGCTTAAGGATACACATGCAAAATTGTGGGAAGAGTTTATTCAACTTGAAGGTCAAAGGAGACAGCAACAAGCACACCACCGCGTTCCAGTTTCTGGGTTTGGTGGTTACCCAAGCTTTCAAGATTTTGATAATTCAACCGGTAATCTTCATCATGCTGGACCAAATGTACCAGTGGATTCTAGGGGCAGGTACCAAAGCGCCGTGGAAAGTTATCCTTCTTCTAGACCTCCTGACACATATGTTGAAGTTCAGCGTCACAGGCGCGATGATTTTGGGAAAGCCTATAATCGATACTAA